In Brevundimonas sp. SGAir0440, one DNA window encodes the following:
- a CDS encoding thioesterase family protein, which produces MARKTLTPREDREVFVVPLDVRPEHIDANGHVNNVVYVGWLQDAGTAHWNARFDEATRAKWSWVATRHEIDYLRGIEPGAEGVVARTWVGDPQGPRFTRYVRIEDAQGRVCAQGVTEWVLVDAATLRPQRIPPDMLIVFETPTSAD; this is translated from the coding sequence ATGGCCAGAAAGACCCTCACGCCGCGCGAGGACCGCGAAGTCTTCGTCGTGCCGCTGGACGTGCGGCCCGAGCACATCGACGCCAACGGTCACGTCAACAACGTCGTCTATGTCGGCTGGCTGCAGGATGCGGGCACGGCCCACTGGAATGCGCGCTTCGACGAGGCGACGCGGGCTAAATGGTCGTGGGTAGCGACCCGGCATGAGATCGACTATCTGCGCGGCATCGAGCCGGGCGCCGAGGGCGTGGTCGCGCGCACCTGGGTCGGCGATCCGCAGGGACCGCGCTTCACCCGCTACGTCCGTATCGAGGACGCCCAGGGCCGCGTCTGCGCCCAGGGCGTCACCGAATGGGTGCTGGTGGACGCTGCGACCCTGAGACCGCAGCGCATTCCGCCAGACATGCTGATCGTGTTCGAGACGCCTACTTCAGCGGATTGA
- the grxD gene encoding Grx4 family monothiol glutaredoxin, which yields MTDTAQAADPVHAFIGETVAQNDVVLFMKGTPDQPRCGFSSLAVQILDHVGAGFVGVDVLQDEALREGIKSFTDWPTIPQLYVKGEFVGGSDIIREMFQAGELQALMVEKGVPLGEA from the coding sequence GTGACCGACACCGCCCAAGCCGCCGATCCCGTCCACGCCTTCATCGGCGAAACCGTCGCCCAGAACGACGTGGTTCTGTTCATGAAGGGCACGCCGGACCAGCCGCGCTGCGGCTTCTCGTCTCTGGCGGTGCAAATCCTGGATCATGTCGGCGCCGGCTTCGTGGGCGTGGACGTGCTGCAGGACGAAGCCCTGCGCGAAGGCATCAAGAGCTTCACCGACTGGCCCACCATTCCGCAGCTCTATGTGAAGGGCGAGTTCGTGGGCGGATCGGACATCATCCGCGAAATGTTCCAGGCCGGTGAACTTCAGGCCCTGATGGTCGAGAAGGGCGTGCCGCTCGGCGAGGCCTGA
- a CDS encoding NADH:flavin oxidoreductase/NADH oxidase has protein sequence MSQLFSPRAVGPLTLKNRVAIAPMCQYSAIDGVPQPWHVQHLGRLAISGAGLVIVEATGVEAAGRITPDDTGLWNDAQEEAFARIIRDIRTYSDTPIGIQLAHAGRKASTSAPWKGGGALKAEDGAWETFSASAEPFKDDWHTPTAMTPADMDRVVAAFEDAARRADRAGFDLVELHAAHGYLLTQFLSPASNHRTDEFGGSYENRARFPLRVAQALRDAWPRTKALGVRFNGSDWVEGGIALDEVTAFGQALHDMGYDYLHLTSGGNVAQAKIPGGEPGYQLRFAQAVKAATPEANGMAVGMIFDPKQAEDIVASGQADFIAIARAALDDPHWAHHAAVALGEEEGLPVQYRGAGTGVWPAYDRVNSPA, from the coding sequence ATGAGCCAGTTGTTCTCACCTCGCGCCGTCGGCCCCCTGACGCTGAAGAACCGCGTCGCCATCGCGCCCATGTGCCAGTATTCGGCCATCGACGGCGTGCCCCAGCCTTGGCACGTGCAGCATCTGGGACGACTGGCGATCTCCGGCGCGGGATTGGTCATCGTCGAGGCGACGGGGGTCGAGGCGGCGGGACGGATTACGCCGGACGACACCGGCCTGTGGAACGACGCCCAGGAAGAGGCTTTCGCCCGGATCATCCGCGACATTCGCACCTACAGCGACACCCCGATCGGCATCCAACTGGCCCACGCCGGGCGCAAGGCCTCGACCAGCGCGCCGTGGAAGGGCGGCGGCGCCCTGAAGGCCGAAGACGGCGCGTGGGAAACCTTCAGCGCCTCGGCCGAACCGTTCAAGGATGACTGGCACACGCCGACCGCCATGACCCCGGCCGACATGGACCGGGTGGTCGCCGCATTCGAAGACGCCGCGCGGCGCGCGGACCGGGCCGGGTTCGACCTGGTCGAACTGCACGCCGCCCACGGTTATCTGCTGACCCAGTTCCTGTCGCCGGCATCCAACCACCGCACCGACGAGTTCGGCGGATCCTACGAGAACCGGGCGCGCTTCCCGCTGCGGGTCGCCCAGGCCCTGCGCGACGCGTGGCCCCGAACCAAGGCGTTGGGCGTTCGCTTCAACGGCTCGGACTGGGTCGAGGGCGGCATCGCCCTGGACGAGGTGACGGCCTTTGGTCAGGCGCTGCACGACATGGGCTATGACTATCTGCACCTGACGTCGGGCGGGAACGTCGCCCAGGCGAAAATTCCGGGCGGCGAGCCGGGCTATCAGTTGCGGTTCGCCCAAGCCGTGAAGGCGGCGACGCCTGAGGCCAATGGGATGGCCGTCGGCATGATCTTTGATCCGAAGCAGGCCGAGGACATCGTGGCGTCCGGTCAGGCCGACTTCATCGCCATCGCGCGCGCGGCGCTGGACGATCCGCACTGGGCGCACCATGCGGCCGTCGCCCTGGGTGAGGAGGAAGGCCTGCCGGTCCAGTATCGCGGCGCCGGCACGGGCGTTTGGCCCGCCTATGATCGCGTTAACAGCCCGGCCTGA
- the rpsD gene encoding 30S ribosomal protein S4: MSKRHSAKYKIDRAMGENLWGRSKSPVNKRSYGPGQHGQRRKSKVSDFGLQLKAKQKLKGYYGNITEKQFAKTYDEAARRKGNTSENLIGLLESRLDAIVYRAKFVPTVWAARQFVNHGHVLVNGKKVDIASYRVKPEDVVTVKEKSRNMALVLEAQQSSERDVPDYLELSDRSFSVRYVRVPELSDVPYAVKMEPNLVVEYYAS, encoded by the coding sequence ATGTCCAAGCGCCACAGCGCCAAGTACAAGATCGACCGGGCCATGGGTGAGAACCTGTGGGGCCGCTCCAAGTCGCCGGTCAACAAGCGTTCTTACGGTCCCGGCCAGCACGGCCAGCGTCGCAAGTCCAAGGTTTCGGACTTCGGTCTGCAACTGAAGGCCAAGCAGAAGCTGAAGGGCTACTACGGCAACATCACCGAAAAGCAGTTCGCCAAGACCTATGACGAGGCCGCTCGTCGCAAGGGCAACACCTCGGAAAACCTGATCGGTCTGCTGGAATCGCGCCTGGACGCCATCGTCTACCGCGCCAAGTTCGTCCCGACCGTCTGGGCCGCCCGCCAGTTCGTCAACCACGGCCACGTCCTGGTTAACGGCAAGAAGGTCGACATCGCCTCCTACCGCGTGAAGCCGGAAGACGTCGTCACCGTGAAGGAAAAGTCGCGCAACATGGCTCTGGTGCTCGAAGCCCAGCAGTCGTCGGAACGCGACGTGCCGGATTACCTGGAACTGTCGGACCGCTCGTTCTCGGTTCGCTACGTCCGCGTGCCGGAACTGTCGGACGTGCCGTACGCCGTGAAGATGGAACCGAACCTGGTCGTCGAATACTACGCTTCGTAA
- a CDS encoding MBL fold metallo-hydrolase, translated as MRMMMTGAAFAALILAACNPQENAQKSGEPAPPNPTQTVAAPAEKPVYRFKIGALDAIALFDGENPVKNDNQTFGVGLTPQAVAAPLTAAGQPADPIMLEIHPLLVRNGARTMLFDTGLGEGKGQLMDSLQKAGVDPASITDVLISHGHPDHVGGLIRNGGLAFPNAAIRMSHAEWASIRANPELADLVRIITPKVQAFEPGGEVAPGVQSQDTAGHTPGHVAYLIADGQNQLLYTGDLMHHWILSVEHPDWKVGYDDDQAAGLKARLDEVTALRNSGAHIYAYHFPFPGLGKVATREGRAMFISEAQSAKD; from the coding sequence ATGCGGATGATGATGACGGGGGCTGCTTTCGCGGCCCTGATACTGGCGGCCTGTAACCCTCAAGAGAATGCGCAGAAGTCCGGCGAACCCGCGCCGCCCAACCCCACCCAGACCGTCGCGGCCCCGGCCGAGAAGCCCGTCTATCGCTTCAAGATCGGTGCGCTGGACGCCATCGCCCTGTTCGATGGCGAAAACCCGGTCAAGAACGACAACCAGACTTTCGGCGTCGGCCTGACGCCGCAGGCGGTCGCAGCCCCGCTTACCGCCGCCGGACAGCCGGCCGATCCGATCATGCTGGAAATCCATCCGCTTCTGGTCAGGAACGGCGCCCGCACGATGCTGTTCGACACGGGCCTGGGCGAGGGCAAGGGCCAGTTGATGGACAGCCTGCAAAAGGCGGGCGTCGATCCGGCGTCGATCACCGATGTGCTGATCTCGCACGGCCACCCGGACCATGTCGGCGGCCTGATCCGCAATGGCGGCCTGGCCTTCCCCAATGCGGCGATCCGGATGTCACACGCGGAATGGGCATCCATCCGCGCTAATCCTGAGCTTGCCGATCTTGTGCGGATCATCACGCCCAAGGTCCAGGCTTTCGAGCCGGGCGGCGAGGTCGCGCCGGGAGTCCAGTCTCAGGACACGGCTGGCCATACGCCGGGGCACGTCGCCTATCTGATCGCCGACGGCCAGAACCAGCTGCTCTACACCGGCGACCTGATGCACCACTGGATTCTGTCGGTCGAACATCCGGACTGGAAGGTCGGCTATGACGACGATCAGGCGGCGGGCCTGAAGGCGCGGCTGGACGAGGTGACGGCGCTGCGCAACTCCGGCGCCCACATCTATGCCTATCACTTCCCGTTCCCCGGCCTGGGCAAGGTGGCGACCCGAGAGGGCCGCGCCATGTTCATCTCAGAAGCGCAGTCTGCGAAGGACTAG
- a CDS encoding bifunctional diguanylate cyclase/phosphodiesterase: MRFLTCLTDDHNLWLVALAAGLCLIGSIITFRLYRRLRAAEKGTRLAWAFMGAVATGATIWCTHFVAMIAYEPGVTISYGPVLTGLSLGVAIAGSALALWVASRRMPASAEIGGVLFGLTVVAMHYTGMAAFATDAVIHWSAAYVAASVAGAVVLGALAFNRARQSGKVVPVVLMVLSIVALHFTGMAAMTIVPVGALVDMGAVGSTNLVLAFAVAAVGLMMLGTGVASHALDVQSRLQAKARLDHLIEGSVDGMVVEQDGVILAANAAFADLAGVAHHALVGEPLSRWIAGVADLAVNGLSQSKLVAEGGADIPVEIAVRRDCGVDHVMIYAVRDLRMRQAQERRIAHMARNDGLTGLPNRSSFLEWLTRQTADLTVSNKVALLAMDLDRFKEVNDVHGHAAGDQLLIQIAERMRGCLRHDEFIARLGGDEFVAVVPIQHKDDALDLVARLRDAVTAPVVLDHAEVACGLSTGIAIWPDDAHDPSALINDADLAMYRAKASLGTDVCFYEEEMDEAVRNRRRMAQQMREALDQGQFSLNWQLQAAVDTGDITGYEVLLRWIQPDGTFISPADFIPLAEENGLILPIGEWVLRTACAEAASWTEPHKIAVNLSPVQLGHVDLPRLVHQVLVETGLSPSRLELEITETAMITDMERTTHVLRQLKLLGVSIAMDDFGTGYSSLSTLRAFPFDKIKLDRSFMSELDGGPQSAAIIRAVLALGESLHIPVLAEGVETLEQLAFLRDQGCDEVQGYLLGRPQKTADAEVQAAARVLWAVDPSMEKAA; this comes from the coding sequence ATGCGCTTTCTCACCTGCCTGACCGACGACCATAATCTCTGGCTCGTCGCGTTAGCCGCCGGCCTGTGCCTGATCGGTTCGATCATCACCTTCCGCCTCTACCGCCGCCTGCGCGCCGCTGAAAAGGGCACACGCCTGGCCTGGGCCTTCATGGGCGCAGTGGCGACGGGAGCGACAATCTGGTGCACCCATTTCGTGGCGATGATCGCCTATGAGCCCGGCGTCACCATCAGCTACGGCCCCGTGCTGACCGGCTTGTCCCTGGGTGTCGCCATCGCCGGCAGCGCACTGGCGCTGTGGGTGGCCTCGCGCCGGATGCCCGCCTCGGCCGAGATCGGCGGCGTGCTGTTCGGCCTGACCGTGGTGGCCATGCACTATACCGGCATGGCGGCCTTTGCGACCGACGCCGTCATCCACTGGTCGGCCGCCTATGTCGCGGCATCGGTGGCGGGGGCGGTCGTCTTGGGCGCCCTGGCGTTCAATCGCGCCCGGCAGTCCGGCAAGGTCGTTCCAGTCGTGCTGATGGTCCTGAGCATCGTGGCCCTGCATTTCACCGGCATGGCCGCCATGACGATCGTGCCGGTCGGCGCACTAGTGGATATGGGCGCTGTCGGATCGACCAACCTGGTCCTGGCCTTCGCCGTCGCCGCCGTTGGGTTGATGATGCTGGGCACCGGCGTCGCCAGCCACGCCCTGGACGTCCAGTCACGGCTTCAGGCCAAGGCGCGCCTGGATCATCTGATCGAGGGCAGCGTCGATGGCATGGTGGTCGAACAGGACGGCGTCATCCTGGCCGCCAACGCCGCCTTCGCCGATCTGGCGGGCGTCGCCCACCACGCCCTGGTCGGCGAGCCGCTGTCGCGCTGGATCGCCGGCGTCGCCGATCTGGCGGTCAACGGCCTCAGCCAGTCCAAACTGGTCGCCGAGGGCGGGGCGGACATCCCCGTCGAGATCGCCGTGCGCCGCGACTGCGGTGTGGATCACGTCATGATCTACGCCGTGCGTGATCTGCGCATGCGTCAGGCGCAGGAGCGTCGCATCGCCCATATGGCGCGCAACGACGGCCTGACCGGCCTGCCCAACCGCTCGTCCTTCCTGGAATGGCTGACGCGCCAGACCGCCGACCTGACCGTTTCGAACAAGGTGGCCCTCTTGGCCATGGACCTGGACCGGTTCAAGGAGGTCAATGACGTTCACGGCCATGCCGCCGGCGACCAGCTTCTGATCCAGATCGCCGAACGGATGCGCGGCTGCCTGCGCCACGACGAGTTCATCGCGCGCCTGGGCGGGGACGAGTTCGTCGCCGTCGTGCCGATCCAGCACAAGGACGACGCCCTGGATCTGGTCGCGCGCTTGCGCGACGCCGTCACCGCCCCGGTCGTGCTGGACCATGCCGAGGTCGCCTGCGGCCTCAGCACCGGCATCGCGATCTGGCCCGACGACGCCCACGACCCGTCCGCCCTGATCAATGACGCGGACCTGGCCATGTACCGCGCCAAGGCCTCGCTGGGCACCGACGTTTGCTTCTACGAAGAAGAGATGGACGAGGCGGTGCGCAATCGCCGTCGCATGGCCCAGCAGATGCGCGAGGCCTTGGATCAGGGCCAGTTCAGCCTGAACTGGCAGCTGCAGGCCGCCGTCGATACCGGCGACATCACCGGCTATGAGGTGCTGCTGCGCTGGATCCAGCCGGACGGGACCTTCATCTCGCCGGCCGATTTCATTCCTCTGGCCGAAGAAAACGGCCTGATCCTGCCGATCGGCGAGTGGGTGCTGCGCACCGCCTGCGCCGAGGCCGCCAGCTGGACCGAACCGCACAAGATCGCCGTCAACCTGTCGCCGGTGCAGCTGGGTCACGTCGACCTGCCGCGCCTGGTGCATCAGGTTTTGGTCGAGACTGGCCTGTCGCCGTCGCGGCTGGAGCTGGAGATCACCGAGACGGCCATGATCACCGACATGGAGCGCACGACCCACGTCCTGCGCCAGCTGAAGCTGCTGGGCGTCTCCATCGCCATGGACGACTTCGGCACCGGCTATTCGTCGCTGTCGACCTTGCGCGCCTTCCCGTTCGACAAGATCAAGCTGGATCGCTCCTTCATGTCCGAACTGGACGGCGGACCTCAGTCAGCCGCCATCATTCGCGCTGTCCTGGCCTTGGGCGAGAGCCTGCACATCCCCGTCCTGGCCGAGGGCGTAGAGACGCTGGAGCAGTTGGCCTTCCTGCGTGACCAGGGCTGTGACGAGGTTCAGGGCTATCTGCTCGGCCGCCCGCAAAAGACGGCCGATGCCGAGGTTCAAGCCGCCGCACGCGTTCTGTGGGCCGTCGATCCGTCGATGGAAAAGGCCGCCTGA